Proteins from a genomic interval of Quercus robur chromosome 9, dhQueRobu3.1, whole genome shotgun sequence:
- the LOC126699205 gene encoding 21 kDa protein-like, with amino-acid sequence MAKVSYLLLLFSISLYLAATAKSASSARGYDTSFIKSSCSSTTYPAVCVKTLSAYASAIQQSPRQLAHTALSVSLSKCQSTKTFVSKMTKMKGLKSREYEAVKDCLEEMGDTVDRLSKSIHELKHIGQAKGQDFLWHMSNVETWVSAALTDENTCLDGFSGKALDGKVKASIKAQVVNVAQVTSNALALVNSYASKH; translated from the coding sequence ATGGCTAAAGTTTCCTATCTTTTGCTGCtattctctatctcattatacCTTGCTGCCACAGCCAAGTCTGCATCCTCTGCCCGTGGTTATGATACTAGTTTCATCAAGTCCTCATGTAGTTCTACTACCTATCCAGCGGTGTGTGTCAAAACTCTCTCAGCCTATGCCTCAGCAATTCAACAAAGCCCACGCCAATTGGCCCATACTGCCTTGTCTGTGAGCCTATCCAAGTGTCAATCTACAAAAACATTTGTgtcaaaaatgacaaaaatgaagGGCTTGAAGTCTAGGGAATATGAAGCTGTTAAAGATTGCTTGGAAGAGATGGGTGATACTGTGGACCGTCTTAGCAAGTCCATCCATGAGCTCAAGCACATTGGTCAAGCCAAGGGTCAGGACTTTCTGTGGCACATGAGCAATGTTGAGACTTGGGTTAGTGCAGCACTAACCGATGAGAACACTTGCCTTGATGGGTTTTCTGGCAAGGCCTTGGATGGTAAAGTCAAGGCTTCAATTAAGGCACAAGTTGTAAATGTTGCACAAGTCACTAGTAATGCACTAGCACTAGTTAATAGCTATGCCTCAAAGCACTAA